The following proteins are encoded in a genomic region of Chiroxiphia lanceolata isolate bChiLan1 chromosome 18, bChiLan1.pri, whole genome shotgun sequence:
- the KMT5A gene encoding N-lysine methyltransferase KMT5A isoform X2 codes for MTAGGRAGHGSGADLPPSLLGKNMPKTRAGGAEKASPESADRKGPGRPRAGGENVFIGQSKIYSYLNPNKAPGARPPLQEENSVMYHEVKCQGKTLKETYRKGAAGKKNGGKVVEGAMKAEEQKDKESGCNPSVPSDQNQETAETQKPPLLADCAEEANAKPAQKKMVKAKRGPRKKTQGRTPNRKVTDYYPVRRSSRKSKSELETEERRKIDELITSGKEEGMKIDYIDGKGRGVIATKHFNRGEFVVEYHGDLIEITDAKKREAVYAQDPSMGCYMYYFQYLSKTYWF; via the exons ATGACCGCGGGCGGCCGCGCCGGACATGGCTCAGGCGCAGACCTTCCCCCCTCGCTCCTAGGGAAGAACATGCCCAAGACCAGGGCGGGCGGCGCGGAGAAGGCGAGCCCCGAGAGCGCCGACAGGAAGGGCCCCGGCCGCCCCCGGGCCGGCGGG GAGAATGTGTTTATTGGTCAATCCAAAATCTACAGCTACCTAAACCCTAACAAAGCTCCTGGTGCTCGCCCCCCGCTTCAAGAGGAAAACTCTGTCATGTATCACGAGGTGAAATGTCAGGGCAAAACACTAAAGGAAACCTACAGGAAAGGAGCTG caggaaaaaagaatggTGGCAAAGTAGTTGAAGGTGCTAtgaaagcagaagagcagaaggatAAGGAGAGTGGGTGCAATCCTTCAGTGCCCTCTGATCAAAACCAAGAAACTGCAGAAACCCAGAAGCCCCCCCTGCTTGCAGACTGTGCTGAGGAGGCCAATGCAAAGCCAGCTCAGAAAAAGATGGTAAAAGCAAAACGTGGACCAAGGAAAAA AACACAAGGAAGGACACCAAACCGAAAAGTGACAGATTATTACCCAGTTAGGAGAAGTTCCAGGAAGAGCAAATCTGAATTGGAG actgaggagaggaggaaaatagATGAGCTGATTACAAGtgggaaagaagaaggaatgAAG ATTGATTACATCGATGGCAAGGGGAGAGGAGTCATTGCTACTAAACATTTTAATCGAGGAGAGTTTGTGGTGGAGTATCACGGGGATCTGATAGAGATCACTGATGCCAAGAAACGGGAAGCTGTGTATGCTCAGGATCCATCCATGGGCTGCTACATGTACTATTTCCAGTACCTCAGCAAAACCTACTG
- the KMT5A gene encoding N-lysine methyltransferase KMT5A isoform X1 — MTAGGRAGHGSGADLPPSLLGKNMPKTRAGGAEKASPESADRKGPGRPRAGGENVFIGQSKIYSYLNPNKAPGARPPLQEENSVMYHEVKCQGKTLKETYRKGAAGKKNGGKVVEGAMKAEEQKDKESGCNPSVPSDQNQETAETQKPPLLADCAEEANAKPAQKKMVKAKRGPRKKTQGRTPNRKVTDYYPVRRSSRKSKSELETEERRKIDELITSGKEEGMKIDYIDGKGRGVIATKHFNRGEFVVEYHGDLIEITDAKKREAVYAQDPSMGCYMYYFQYLSKTYCVDATKETNRLGRLINHSKCGNCQTKLHDIDGVPHLILIASRDIKAGEELLYDYGDRSKASIEAHPWLKH; from the exons ATGACCGCGGGCGGCCGCGCCGGACATGGCTCAGGCGCAGACCTTCCCCCCTCGCTCCTAGGGAAGAACATGCCCAAGACCAGGGCGGGCGGCGCGGAGAAGGCGAGCCCCGAGAGCGCCGACAGGAAGGGCCCCGGCCGCCCCCGGGCCGGCGGG GAGAATGTGTTTATTGGTCAATCCAAAATCTACAGCTACCTAAACCCTAACAAAGCTCCTGGTGCTCGCCCCCCGCTTCAAGAGGAAAACTCTGTCATGTATCACGAGGTGAAATGTCAGGGCAAAACACTAAAGGAAACCTACAGGAAAGGAGCTG caggaaaaaagaatggTGGCAAAGTAGTTGAAGGTGCTAtgaaagcagaagagcagaaggatAAGGAGAGTGGGTGCAATCCTTCAGTGCCCTCTGATCAAAACCAAGAAACTGCAGAAACCCAGAAGCCCCCCCTGCTTGCAGACTGTGCTGAGGAGGCCAATGCAAAGCCAGCTCAGAAAAAGATGGTAAAAGCAAAACGTGGACCAAGGAAAAA AACACAAGGAAGGACACCAAACCGAAAAGTGACAGATTATTACCCAGTTAGGAGAAGTTCCAGGAAGAGCAAATCTGAATTGGAG actgaggagaggaggaaaatagATGAGCTGATTACAAGtgggaaagaagaaggaatgAAG ATTGATTACATCGATGGCAAGGGGAGAGGAGTCATTGCTACTAAACATTTTAATCGAGGAGAGTTTGTGGTGGAGTATCACGGGGATCTGATAGAGATCACTGATGCCAAGAAACGGGAAGCTGTGTATGCTCAGGATCCATCCATGGGCTGCTACATGTACTATTTCCAGTACCTCAGCAAAACCTACTG TGTCGATGCTACAAAGGAAACGAATCGTCTGGGAAGGCTCATTAATCACAGTAAATGTGGCAACTGTCAGACCAAGCTCCATGACATTGATGGTGTTCCTCATCTCATCCTCATTGCTTCCAGGGACATTAAAGCAGGTGAAGAACTCTTGTACGACTATGGAGACAGAAGCAAAGCTTCCATTGAAGCTCATCCATGGCTGAAACACTAA